The Hemicordylus capensis ecotype Gifberg chromosome 11, rHemCap1.1.pri, whole genome shotgun sequence genome includes the window aagcatttaaacagttaaaaaccctggaaggccaggccaaacagataggttttaagggttctcctgaaagacagtaatgaactcaaatgacagatttctgccaggagtgcattccacagcccagaagcagctacagagaaggcccgcctatgAGTccccaccagacgtaccggtggtaactggagacggacctcctcagatgaccttaacgtgcagtggggatcatgcagaagaaagcactctctgaTATAGCTCGGacttaagccgttcagggctttaaaggtaacaaatACAGACTATCCCTGCTaagccctgctaactaagcaaaggggcatctttcaaagtggcgattctcttatatttagcaggcagtGCGgggaactggccctctccaaccccagcacagcatccttccagtggccgttgctggtttatgccttatgtttctttttagattgtgagccctttggggacagagaaccatcttcttgatgtattatttatttttctgtgtagaccgctttgagaactttagttgatgagcagtatataaatagtagtcgtATCCACAGTTCCTGCTTAATCAGTAGTTCTAAAGGATCTCAGTCTAAAGGTGCCAGCTGAAATTGGCCAGGAGTTCACTGGTGGATAATAGTCCACCTCTGgcccatccttgctctgcatCACAATCTTAAACAACCGTCACATTTAAATGGTGATTTATGTAGAGAATTTGTAGAGAATCTGTAGAGAATTTGCAAATACTTTTGTACTTAACTAATGCGGAAATGTCAAGTGGAACCATTGCTTAATCATGGTTCCATGTCATTTCCCTGAGCCTCAGGCTTGTGTGTTCCCTTTGCATGCTGTTAACTGAACTGCCTCGGGGTGATTGGTTTCTAATTCGGTTCCTCATTTAACATTTGCCAAGATTGCTGTGATGTCCAAACATGGGAAATCATTGCATGCTTGTTCTAACCAACATTGCAAAAGATCCAGGATTACAAAATTGGAATTGTCTGAAAAATCTGGTTAGAACCAGCCAAGATTTGCTGCATTCGGGTGTCATTGTGAATTCTGAGTTGTgttgagaacataggaacagctctgctggatcaggcccaaggcccatctagtccaaaatcctgtttcccagagtggcccaccagatgcctctggggagcccacaagcaaaagatgaaggcatgccctctctcctgctgttgctcccctgcagctggtattcggaggcatcttgcctctatgcctggaggtagcctctcTTCTCCATGAATTGGTCAAAGCCCTTTTGAAAGCCTTCCAAGCTTCCACATCCTTCCACATCCAATGGCAGACAattgcatagattaattacacactgtgtgaaaagtacttcgtTTTGTCAGTCCTCAACTTCCTGGCAATCGGTTTCacgggatgatccctggttctctATGGTGAGgcagaaagatttctctctatgCACTCTGGCCTCCCCTTAAtcgcctttttttctaaactaaaaagacccagaagttgtacccttgcctcataaggaagaccCCGataatcttggttgtcctcttctgcatcttttccagttctataaatTGGTGTAAAACCAGGATCAGAAGCTTCCTCCCCGTGTGTGTAAACCGGAGCGGGGAGTATAAGAAGCAGAGAGAATGCCATGCAGAATCAGTATTAAACAAGGGTTCTGAATGGCTTCTGAACCAGGCCTATGCCTTTTACCCCTTTCCAATCTCATTATTTAGAGGAAAACAGCTTGGGAGGATTGCTGAGAAAACGTTCCTTGGAAACTTACTGTATTTCAAGAACAGcagctttctcttttctcttctttttcttctcctttgcaGTTAAAAACCAGATAACGCCACAGATAAGAGCAGCTGCCAGAATCGCTCCAATTAATGCACCAATAATAACACCAGTGTCAGAATCTGCAAGAAGCCATGTCACTTATATTTTACTTGCTTATTGTATTTATACCTTGCCCTGCGCTGCTCTTGAGACCCCAACTATTGAACCTCGCCACCCTCTGGGGCCAGCCCTGACAGGAAGGCAGGAGAGCGTATTTAACCTCCTTTTTTAACCACAGCAGGAGCAAGGCCATGGAAGTTTTTGCTTCTTTAATTGGCAGTGCACATTTTGTGCATGTTAACAAGATCTGGAAATTATTCTGGCTGCCAGGTTCCTTGAAGGTCAGTCACAATTTGTGCACTTCTAGCAGCTCAGCAGAGAAAACGGTCATTATAATATCTCTTTCTTTTGCATTGCACTTTTCTGTTGTATTTCTTAaactctgtttttgttgtaacaTGCTTCTAGGGAGGTCTTTTGCCTTCTCAGGGAGAACAGGGCCAGTGTTTCCTTTATTAAGAGCAAAGAGGAAAGTCAAAagcctgccatatactgagtcaggccattggtccattgagctcagtattgtctacacagactggcagcagcttctccagggttgcaggcaggagtctctctcagacctatctggagattccagggagggaacttggaaccttctgcatgcagatgctcttcccagagcggccccacccactaaggggaatatcttacagtgctcacatgtagtgtcccattcaaatgcaaaccaccctgcttagcaaaggggacaattcatgcttgctatgcaagaccagctctcctctgcatcaTGATGCAGAGAACCATCTTTTGGGGTCAAGCTGACATGACGTGAAATTTGTCATTGCATTTCTGACCAGAAGGTAACCAAAATTATGGGGAACTGGAGTGACTCGTTTATGAGGCAAGACGACAATGTCTGGGCTTCTTTAGTTTGAAAGAAGATAGGTAAGGGGCAACATATAAGTggcgtataaaattatgcacggtgtggatCAAATGGACAGAGAGACGCTTTCCTCCCAGTCTGGTAatattagaacctggggtcatctgttgaaactaaatgctgggagattccaGACAGCAAAAAGGAAGTACTGCTTTACACAACATGTAGTtgaactatggaatttgctgccaccaaTTGTGGTGATGCCCACAAATCTAGATGGGTTTAAAacgggattagacaaattcatggaagatagggctatcaagggctactattgtatgtatgtatgtatgtatgtatgtatgtatgtatgtatttctatactgcccttccaaaaatggctcggggcggtttgcacagagaaaggacaaataaataagaagggtccctgtccccaaagggctcacaatctaaaaagaaacctaagatagacaccagcaactgtcactggaggtcctgtgctgggggtggacagggccagttactctccccctgctaaataaagagaaccaccacattaaaaggtgcctctttgcccagttaggaggggtTTGAATACCCTGAATAGCTgtgtatttccatcaggatcagaggaggcatgcccctgaacaccagcgGCTAGGAGGCGGTCACCCTCTTTCCCCTGCTTGAAGCGGGATGttgatggacctttggcctgatccagcagggcttttcgtACATTCCTACGTATTCAGAAAATTAAAGAATAGCCACGAGGGGCATAATATAAATAGGGACCACAAAATAGTCTTTTTAATCATCCCACACTGTGGTCCCAGGGAAAATTCTCCCCACCCAAAGTTTCTTTTTGCCCTAGGAGAGAATTGCTGTTGGTCCTCATAACAGCTTCCTTCCCAGGACAAACTAACATCCAGGGCAGATTTTATTAAGCCCATGGCACAGCAAAAGGGCGTTAAACCCCTtgaggcatctgctttgcatgcagaaggtccatggTTCAATCCTAATGCTCTGCTCTAATGTCGCTTGTGTGAATTGccctactgagtccgaccattacTCCATCATAAGGACATAACCCCGTTTCCTTGATTGTATGTCTGCAATCACTACAAGGAGCCAtagctggcagactcagggagcagaggggggatccccataatgcaccacacacttgtacggtacattattggagctctgggggacgGGACAGTGCGGGGTGACGCATCCTGGCACCCCGGCCCTCGGAGCTcccggcagcagccagtgcctGTCTGGGCGGATGATCCACCTGCCCTGGGATGGTGGAACAATCGTCTGCAGGGATGTAAGCACTTTGGGGCTTCCTTcccaagagattcctgcctgcaaccatggagaagccgctgccagtctgtgaagacaatactgagctagatagaccaatggtctgactcagtatatggcagcttcctatgttcctatgtttcctatgtatgttcctatgttccccgcAACTAGGTACAGTAGcaggtcatgagaaagggctcgagaaGTTTTGATAcggttttaattaaaaaaactctACTAATTATTCAGAATATATAGCTTATCCTTGATCTTTGAGAGAATTGCTGTGTGTCATTGGATCAAGGACTTattcctttcttttttgtttgcgATGGCTTCCAGATTCAGTGGCAAACAGAACGCGTGCAAATGTGTGAGTGCTCCCCCTCTGCTAATCCCTGGGCATTTAAGTAGTTCTAGAAATAAAGTAGTATGAAAAcgttctatttctttttagactgtgagccctttggggacaggggaccatcttattgtttgttgttttctctatgcaaaccacttcgggaacttttgtcgaaaagcagcatataaatatccgttTGTTGTTTGTTGTATTGCGGTAAGCTCACGTTTGATAGTGACGTCTATTTGACAGGTGCTGTTTCCAAGAAAGTTGGTGGCTGTGCACTGGTAGTAGCCTTCTTCAAAAGTAGTCAGGTTACCAATAACGAAGACCCCAGTCTTGGAGTCTGAAACAAAATGGAAGAGAAGGGAAAGTTGTAAAAAGCATCCTGTGTGAGACTGAAATACAAATGATCAGCTGAGCTCTGGGGGATCATCACTGCTATTGCATCACATCACAGATCACACGGCTGTCCTTTATTTTgtccagattattattatttttatctttatctttttttacattttatatcccgctcttcctccaaggagcccagagcggtgtactacatacttgagtttctctttcacaacaaccctgtgaagtaggttaggctgagagagaagtggctggcccagagtcacccagcaagtctcatggctgaatgggaaggAAAACGCATGGGTGAATTGGcattattcatatttatttcatattttctTTAATATTTCATATTTTACATTATATAGGCATCTCGATTTAAGGCTGTATTTTACAATACGAtcccctgttgttgttttttaatgaggCACAATGTGGATATTTTTCCATTGATCAATTGATCGGGTCTTGGCCCTCAGCAACGGTCAACCTCTGACTGAGTCCCTCAGGGGATCTCAATATTGTTAACGGTATTTCCCTATGAGCTAAAATCCTGAAATTTGGTACATGCATAATGCAAGACAGCCTGGTTACtgttgcggtggtggtggtggggatactaTAATAAAGGAACCTAAAAGGATTGGCAAAAagaagaaatggacaagcagcaGTTCTCCCTATTCAGTGAGGATAGCACCAGAAACTGGAGGCCTTAAgccagtgatcttcattatttttttaagtgggggccattttttgcaaaaaaaaatcttCACGCTGAGAGCCACTTCCCGGTGTACTGACCTCTgaacagtactgtgcttttctccgggctgggagagccctttaagagaggtGAAGCCCTCTCCTAAGACCTTTATGGGCAAAGCATTAGGAAAGGCTCCActttccagcactctgtgcacaccttctgagatggtgcaggggctcaagagggttctGTTTTCCTTAGCGCaaaggttcccaacctatggcactccagatgctgctgaactataaTTCGCATCATCTTCAGCTACAATTGGGCTGGGGATAGGGAGGTGCACAAAGCTCAATTCGTGAAGCAGATCAGAAACGTACCGGTTCGTGGTTCAGCGAACCGGTTTGTTGATTCGAGACCAGTTTGGTGATTCGAGAGCTCAGGGGTGGGGCGGGCGGCGAacggcacttttaaaagtgagtaaagcaggtccttacctgtgtaTCCACTacaccaggcagcttcctgctgctgcggtgCTCCCCCCAAAAGCCCGCGTGCGGCACAGGGCAGCACCAGCaggcacatggcctctgtgcatgcacagaaaccatttgcatggtcagctgATTGTTGCTGGACACGCAAATGGCTtccgcgcatgtgtggaggccatgtgtgtgccagcgccATGCCGGTGCCATGTCTGGACTGTTAAGGAGAgctctgccacagcaggaagctgcatggagcagctgtCATGCAGGTAttgaattaattattattatataaataaataaattaattaaataaaatacctGCGGCACTCACTTTAAATGTTCTGCTCAGTACCACCACCCTGGTACTGCTCTTGAaccactgaaccggttcgtgcCTGGGCCAAACTGGAACGAACCAGTCCCCCAAAACACAGACCGGTTCCTTTTTGAACCACTACATGAACCAAgatctgtgcacattcctagctagggatggtgggagttgtagttcatcaacatctggaataccacaggttgggaacccaagTCTTAAAGAAACCtcaccagtgctgggcaaagcgcAGTACTGCATGATGGGAACAGTCACCTCTgcctggtgccagggggactttGAAGAgtgttcagctttggctgaaagtTCACACAGGCTCAGTGAACCATTAGTTGGGGAGCTACACTTAGGGTTAATGGGAGACACCatgggcccccaggccttacaatgaagaacactccCTTTAACTATGGGTCAGTAAAACATTAAGCAAAACTTCCTAGCAGGATAGAAGCCAGTTGAGAATGGGCTACCCTTATAAAATAGACGTTATAAAATATTGGAGGTTTTCCAGAAAAAGTTAAGCTTCAAGAAATAAACCGGAATGCTTCCGGTACAGAATATCCTGCTTTCAGACAGGAGTTCGCTGGTCCGTAATGACCCCAAATTTCCTTCCGACTTGATCATTCTGCCCTGTATTTTCCAGATGCCTGCTTTGTGCAATCGTGTCTCGAGTTCTGCATCTTACCCAGGAGAACAGGAATGGTTACTCACTGTAAGACTCCGTCACGGGTTTAGCTGTGTCCCCCAACACTCTAGTCCACTGGTAGGTAGGAGCAGGCAGTCCTACTTCGGAAATGCAGGAGAGAGCAAAAAGATTGCCAAGCTCTGGACTGCTACCGTAGCCACAGTGAAGCTGGGAGGGGGCAACTGGAAAAGAACAATAACAACAAAGTCCCAGGTAAATCAGTGATAAGCTCTTGGTGGCATCTTGCTTTCAACTCCATTGTAAATGTTTTTTTCTTCCATTTTTGCCATTATTCGAAATGTCCTTCCCAAATGAGATGGGTCTCCCCCACGATCCTTAATATATGTCAGCAGTAAAGAAAGGCAGTGaatgagaagaggagaggagatgtGCCTTGATGATAACCAACTGTCAGGAGAAATTTAAAAAGATTCTGGGGAGAGGCAGTAAATCACTAGCTACTAGGCTGGGAGCCAGCGTCCCAcccccaggaacataggaagctgccatcgactgagtcagacccttggtccatttagctcagtagggtctacactgtctggcagaggcggctctccaaggtttcaggcagcagtttctcccagccctacctggagatgctgccagggattgaacctgagactttctccATGCgtttctactgagctatggccccatcccctaagaggaagatcttacagggctcacgtgtagccacccattcaaatgcaaaccaaggtgggccctgcttagcaaaggggacagttcttcATGCTTACTatcaccagctctcctccccgtaaaggtagagtgtgccgtcgagtcgtcgtcaactcctggccaccacagagccctgtggttgtctttggtagaatacaggaggggtttcccatggccataGTAAGaggcgtaagttttgggcagtataaaaatatgctaaataaataaataaatctcccggtgcaatatgagatgatgcctttcagcatcttcctatattgctgctgcccaatttagtacccgtggggattcgaagcagccaccttccgcttgttagtcaagcatttccgtgCTGTGCCAGAGTGCTCAAATCTCCCTTCAGAACATCTCTGTGCATGTGAAGTTTGGGGAGAAGCCCCCTGGGCACACAAATTACCTGCTCAGGAGAGGATGTCTTGTGCCACAGATGCCCTGGCATATCTTGTTGTGGTGCAGCACCACTGAATGGTCCTCGAGACAAATCTTTTGCGCTCCAAAGATAGAGCACTGAGCCATCATACCGAGTAGCTATGACTGTTTCCAGTCCCTTTTGACCAGTGCTCAAAGTGGGAGGGGAAAATGTCCttggaccactgtggctggggataatgagagttgtagtccaaccacatctggagccCCAACAACatgagggccttttctgttgtagcATCCAGAATCCCTACCTCAGTAATTCCATTTGGCCCCCTCTTTAGCAGTGCTCTAATTTATATATTtacttttattatatttatatccagcTTGACATTCAGTATATAAAAAGTGACTTACAGAACTGCTAAAAGCAATACAATaataaaaatttttaattttttaaaaaacccattaacATCACAATAACGAAACAACCACAGCAGCAGAGAATAAAACAGAGGCATAACATCAGATTTCAGCAGTACAGAAACAGGAAAGttgtaaagcagggctgcacaactttggcctgccagctacttttggactacaacgcccaccaCCTCCGGCACAGTGCccagtggtcagggatgatggggattgtagtccaacattggcAGGAAGACCACAGGTGTATAGCCCTGTCTTAAAGCATCCATCTAAAGGCAGGGTGCAACAGCAACCACTTCAGAGGTGTGTTTTTAACCAGAAGCTCCTCTTTTATGTCAAATATAGCCAGGTGCCTTCAAACAAGGGAATACTTGGCCAATAGGAAAAACACACCCTGCAGATGCTGAGTAGATCTTGCCCAGACAGGATTCTGCTGGAAAGggaaatggctactagtctggtggctataggccacctcctgcctcagaggcaggatgccactaaataccagttgcaggggagtgacagcaagagagagggcatgtcttcatcacctgcctgtgggcttctcggaggcatctggtgggcctctgtatgaaacaggatgcgggactggatggccttgggcctgatccagcagggctgttcttatggaagaaAAAGAGACTTTCCCTCCCTGTGCCCCCTCTCGTCCCACCTtgggtgggaaaggaaggaagaaacaaaGAGAAGAAACGGGTAAGTTGGAGGAACATGGagaggtggtgggaggggtgggCGGTTAATGCTCTTCACCACACACGGGGGATTTCAAAAATAATGATCTTTCAAACACGTGAAACCGGATGGTGTGAGCCCTCTTGTCGGCACAACACCTGGCACACGGGGAGAGTTGCATTGATGCTGGTTTGGGGTGGCACACAtcttttcccccaccctctccatCTCTGCTCCGTGCCTTTAGCAGATTGACTAGCCTTCCGTTTGCCTGATTCTTACCCAGCAACGGTTCTGAGGGGACGGCTGAATTTGACATAAAAGAAGCCGTTCCGTTTGCAAGCAGGCCTCCAGAACACGCTTTGGCATGTCTGTGCAGTTTGCTTACTGAGGGGGCTGGCGGGCTGGTCTCCCTAGGAAGATCGCCACAATGACTGCTGTGATGTTGTACCATCTAATATAaagaccctccccccaccccagcaaataTTACATTTATCTAGCAAGGGTGGCTCCGGAGTTGGCAGCAAAGTAGGCAATCAGTTTGCTCCCCAACTCCCATTTCTGTTTccgaaatctaacatgtgggaacTGGTCTACAGAAAATATTCAGCTGCCTAAACATAACGTTGGGTTGCTTTGGTCCCTGAATGGCTGTTATATCTGTTGTtttgtgagggttttttttttaaaaaaaaattgttgttgtttgatTATATTGTTTGCATTTTTGAACTGTGTGCATCCCATCTTCCATTTGGAAGTGGAAGACGGGATACCAATTTcctaataaatgaatgaataaataaaatccaaatcaTGAGATAACAGATGTAGAGACACAGGTATTTATTTCACCTGGCGTAAGACTGCCCATAACATGCTTCCCTTCAAACGAACACAGAATCCTGATTTCAACATAGTGTCAGAAAACAAGAAAACTGTTCTGCAGAAGAATAGAAAGAGGAATACCTAGTACGCTGACGACAATCGATTTTACATTCTGGACATTTGTGTCTGTGGGGTTGAAAACTTCACAGCTGTATAAGCCCGTATCTGATGCCTGCATGTTGGAGATGGTTATTGATGCATTTCCTGAGCTATTTGCAGCTTGGATTCTGTTCTTAAATGCTCCATAGGAATATGACTGGCTTCCCTGGGAATAATAGATCTGTAGTACAAAACAGAAGGGAAATCCAATCAGTAACAAAGGAagatgcattatttattatttttggaaTTTGtataccatttttgaaaaaaatattccCAAGCTTTCTTACAAGCAATAAAATGTTTCAGAACAATGTAGACAAATATGGGCATGCCACAAAATTTTGCATATATCCATGGTGTGCATGGGTTACCTGAGTCTGTGCCTGAGCAGtttcaggcacacacacacacacacgcccgccCACCGAAGCAGAAGAGGTTGTGACAGTTTTGAGGGAACGTTCTTCAAGGGGGGAAATTTcccactttttgttgttgttgaagccccccccccaccctactCCTTGTGACTGAGTACCATTTGCTCTGCCCACATGGTTgtgtgttaactgccctctgagttcacaaacattctgttccattgagttacattggggcagatGTGAGCAAGTTGCTCCCTTGGGTTATTTTCTTCAGATTTGTGAAACCTATGTACTTGCGGTTACCCTGAGTCTACCGATACCTCCCTCTCGCACAAGTGCTCTGGTTATGCGTCCATAAGGATTATAACATTTCCAGTTCTTTCAGAAAGAGATGTAAGATGATTTCAGGCAACCATGTGCCTGAATTTTACATGATCCCTGTAAATCTTTTGATTTCTATAACAATTATAAAAATGTTAAGGCCGAATGCATAAGTTCACAGACCATGAGTTATTAAACAgagcttgttctttcttgttcaATAACTTAATTTGCAATGACTATTATTCTGGaatgagccaatgtggtgtagtggttagagtgctggactaggaccggggagacccgagttcaaatccccattcagccattatacttgctgggtgactctgggccagtcacttctctctcaacctaacctacttcacagagttgttgtgaggagaaacctaagtatgtagtacaccactctgggctccttggaggaagagtagaatataaaatgtgataaataaataaatataaatatgctcGACATTTATCACAGTACTTAGCAGAAGGGCCAGTTAtgccatttgctcctcggactccatcacagtttttagaaagcttcttaaatcttggctttttactcaggcttttacatgactttctgttgctgcttctatgtgtttttacccctttatagtttttatgcttgtattttatagtttttaaattagatttgttttatatttttagcttaatattttaattgtcatttttattgtctgttttttaacttctgtaaaccgctttggggttgtttttaatgaaaggcggtatataaattcaacaataaataaataaataaatacatacatacataaatgacaCTGCTGTAGTACCCAGCAGAAGCACAAGTCTATCCACAGGAAGCAGTATTGCATTGTGCTGATTGACACTTTATTAATCATAGCAGTTTTAGAAAGCTTCAAGGAACATTAAAGATGCTTTCTGCCTCTCTGTTGTTCATTTAAGTTGATCAAAAAATTCCCCTACCAGTTCTAGTTATAATTATCAATCCCTGCCTGGGGGCAGGAACATAATTCCATTTACTTTACAGATCAACCAGTTGCATTTGCATTCAAATAAATGTCCCTGAAACTAGCTGTTGAGTTGACTAATGTTTTAAATCAATGTTATCTAGATGTGCCTGTTGACTGAAAGGAGGTTACACCCTAAAGCTACCAAAGGACTGTTGGTTAATGCATTGCAGGGGAAAGCCTTAAATAAAGGTCATTCCTTCCATCCATTACGTATGCCTCAGTTTCTGCTTCATAATTAAAAGAGCGATATGGAAAGAGGCACAGCGATATGGAAATCACAGGGGACTAGGAAATCCGAGTGGAACTGTGTGAATGGTTTTAGGACAGTGTCTCCAAAACtctaattttcttctttttaagaCTTTAACTTCTGTTGATTTCCAGACACCATTTTTATTGCCCTCTTCTGAATTTAGATTCTAAAAGGAACAgttaaaggagctgggtatgtttaggcTGGAGGAAAGAAGATTACGGGGAGATAAGATTTGCCATTTCCAATTATCCAAAGGACTGCCATATAAAAGAAacactagatagaccaatggtctgac containing:
- the VSIG1 gene encoding V-set and immunoglobulin domain-containing protein 1 isoform X3, whose amino-acid sequence is MYRTTQAAPGLFIQWSFYSAKDRHTQTIYYSQGSQSYSYGAFKNRIQAANSSGNASITISNMQASDTGLYSCEVFNPTDTNVQNVKSIVVSVLVAPSQLHCGYGSSPELGNLFALSCISEVGLPAPTYQWTRVLGDTAKPVTESYNSKTGVFVIGNLTTFEEGYYQCTATNFLGNSTCQIDVTIKHSDTGVIIGALIGAILAAALICGVIWFLTAKEKKKKRKEKAAVLEIQTQKEPLSSDYSAVPSQEAVPVSSVPPSKESNETNEYVAPEIEAVATPENQVQEAENQPVA
- the VSIG1 gene encoding V-set and immunoglobulin domain-containing protein 1 isoform X1, coding for MLKIFALLAALTGSVRCVVVTVPERSVNTTVGRNITLLCMYRTTQAAPGLFIQWSFYSAKDRHTQTIYYSQGSQSYSYGAFKNRIQAANSSGNASITISNMQASDTGLYSCEVFNPTDTNVQNVKSIVVSVLVAPSQLHCGYGSSPELGNLFALSCISEVGLPAPTYQWTRVLGDTAKPVTESYNSKTGVFVIGNLTTFEEGYYQCTATNFLGNSTCQIDVTIKHSDTGVIIGALIGAILAAALICGVIWFLTAKEKKKKRKEKAAVLEIQTQKEPLSSDYSAVPSQEAVPVSSVPPSKESNETNEYVAPEIEAVATPENQVQEAENQPVA
- the VSIG1 gene encoding V-set and immunoglobulin domain-containing protein 1 isoform X2 produces the protein MQTSPCQHMDEKSIRHCRNTVYMTDARGRCSWRFQIYYSQGSQSYSYGAFKNRIQAANSSGNASITISNMQASDTGLYSCEVFNPTDTNVQNVKSIVVSVLVAPSQLHCGYGSSPELGNLFALSCISEVGLPAPTYQWTRVLGDTAKPVTESYNSKTGVFVIGNLTTFEEGYYQCTATNFLGNSTCQIDVTIKHSDTGVIIGALIGAILAAALICGVIWFLTAKEKKKKRKEKAAVLEIQTQKEPLSSDYSAVPSQEAVPVSSVPPSKESNETNEYVAPEIEAVATPENQVQEAENQPVA